A stretch of Pempheris klunzingeri isolate RE-2024b chromosome 19, fPemKlu1.hap1, whole genome shotgun sequence DNA encodes these proteins:
- the ier5l gene encoding immediate early response gene 5-like protein produces the protein MINTMECAVDAQSLISISLMKIHNSRTQRGGIKLHKNLLVSYVLRNARQVYIKEKYAEIYRMQQYEEVMTVCNEIQELNPLDLDAEDADDEQLAGAACCGEEASLCGSACHRGAAHGRTASALPGCSPLEDDSKEPEPSYYRSCCMEASPVSHCDQFPANNSAHCNKTTVLDLDTHVVTTVENGYLHQDCCCDALQCGQGAQSPAKKRKVDFGCCLSDVEELSDFTAARKRAKREDCSYSSPDYTDTSNISNLISIFGSGFSGLLSRQADLEQICSKQVLASLGAWTRAIVAF, from the coding sequence ATGATCAACACCATGGAATGTGCAGTGGACGCGCAAAGTCTGATCTCCATTTCTCTGATGAAGATCCACAACTCCAGAACGCAGAGAGGGGGGATCAAGCTGCATAAAAACCTACTGGTCTCCTATGTGCTGAGGAACGCGAGGCAGGTCTACATCAAGGAGAAATACGCGGAGATTTATAGGATGCAGCAGTACGAGGAGGTGATGACGGTCTGCAACGAGATCCAGGAGCTCAACCCGCTGGATCTGGACGCAGAGGACGCCGACGATGAGCAGCTGGCGGGGGCTGCTTGCTGCGGCGAAGAGGCGAGTCTGTGCGGCTCTGCGTGCCACCGAGGCGCGGCACACGGCCGGACAGCGAGCGCTCTCCCCGGCTGCTCTCCCCTCGAGGACGACAGTAAGGAACCGGAGCCGTCCTATTACCGAAGCTGCTGCATGGAGGCTTCCCCCGTGTCACACTGTGACCAGTTTCCTGCAAACAACAGCGCGCACTGCAATAAAACCACAGTGCTGGACTTGGACACGCATGTGGTGACCACGGTGGAGAACGGCTACCTCCACCAGGACTGCTGCTGTGACGCGCTCCAGTGCGGCCAGGGCGCGCAGTCCCCGGCCAAGAAACGGAAGGTTGACTTTGGTTGTTGTTTATCCGACGTTGAAGAGTTGTCGGATTTTACAGCAGCTCGGAAAAGGGCGAAGCGCGAGGACTGTTCCTACTCCAGCCCGGATTACACGGACACTTCCAACATCTCCAACCTGATCTCCATCTTCGGCTCGGGGTTTTCAGGGCTGCTGAGCAGACAGGCGGACTTAGAACAGATCTGTAGCAAACAGGTCCTAGCCAGTCTGGGAGCATGGACCCGAGCGATTGTGGCATTTTGA